The Vigna unguiculata cultivar IT97K-499-35 unplaced genomic scaffold, ASM411807v1 contig_5, whole genome shotgun sequence genome includes the window TGTGCTAAAGGCTTGGTATGTGTGAGTGTGATAGAGTAATGCAAGTTGTGGATTATGTATAAAGGGTGACATGAGTTTTGCATGAGATTGTATTGAAAGGGTTGGTATGAAAGAGGCATGATAACGATATGAATTGGAAGTCCTTGGTACATGAATGGTTCATGATGAGATGAAATGTGTTGAgcctggaacatgaaaggcgTTGACTTAAAGGTCGGTACCATTAACATATAAATGCGTGGTGAATATCATTTTGGTTGTGCGGTAGTGTCCTgtatgtgtcagtgcataagtccttggggtctctaggtgagactttcggggttgcgcttcagtggtcgggacgtaatcccatggccctgttagtgggtgtccatggtggtgccccatctgtataactaagtaaggattcaaggtaaggactgtatcctgacactctaaggggctagttagtctcacttagagcggactgactcctgtggtgagactagcaggaggcctaaaattcattaagggctaaccttgtggtgagggagaattgattcatcgtaacatttgttacacatagctcgggggtgagcagctcaggttcgagcagaggtatccaccacaagtgcaagcatccactgaatccgactaagttatacgtatccggatgagtcgagtcgagtcgtagtgtattggatgaagagtcataacatgtttggttgctatgtggatatgagatgaggaaaatatatttgactacatgatgaatatgttgttggctctagcttacccgttttgttgcatggttgtgatgtatgtggctgttctttctcgCTATAatcatcgacttggttgatgggagcagatgggcgaggttatCATGGTCAACGagcgaatggtgattccgctgcttagccatctgggctggagttttctttgtgttttatttagggctatggcccatgtatctcttTCTGTATTTCTGCGCTACACTCTATgttgtattcgtattcagctttccttaggcatcgtggtgtgccccgTGTTTTGTCGGGGTTGTGTTAAAGACCCCAGGACTTCGCTACCGTGcttatattgtgtgacgttttcctttaatttcgcttaataattaaatgggacgttacatttacaattgtaataaaataaggtttaaaaagtaactagtaattataaatttttttattacattattttataaatatttttttaatgaaatatgttattttcaattatacatattaatatttttttctacaacaaatcaaacttatataatgataatttttaatcatatttgaaataaaggacaatttggtaatcttgttttttcttgatttaaatataatttttaatctatcacattcatcaaatcactcacaaacttcaacaaaatttactgGAGGCGGATTATGATGAACTGAAGGAAAAATATGAAGGCGTAGAAGTGGAGCTTGATGACTTGAAAGGTTGTATTATCCAAGAGCACATCAATGGGTTCCAGAAAGGATTGAGGCAAACGACCTTTTCTTATCATGATATTGATGTAGCTGATACTAGATTTGATGTTAACAAGGATGTGGTGGATGGCCAACTTGTTAATGAGGCTGAGAGTAGTCCCGAGGAGGAGGTAGAGAAGGAAGGAGCGGGGAAGGAAAAGGATGCAAAAGCTGTCATGGAGGGTGATGATAACAAGGCGGTGTAGGActtttattgtttatgatttGAAACTGGTCACGAGTTCTACGTTTGTAATAATCCGTACACTATTTTACTTTGCTTTTAATATGATTAATGCTTTGTGTATGCTATGTTATTTATTTGATGCCGATAACTTATGTGATAGTGGTGCGTTAGTGGTATTGTATAATTGTGAGTGGGTATTGTGATGCATGTGATGTTTTGCAAATTCGATTTTTTATTGAGTGTATTCAACCCCGACcatttacttgtggtaagtgtgggaaacaaattaacatcaagttTAGGGTGTTCAACCTAggccgcctacttgtggtaagggtgggcaacttaaacgaattaacataaaattaagggtgttcgacccaggccgcttacttgtggtaagggtggggagcttaaacgaattaaaatcaagttaagggtgttcgacccaggccgcttacttgtggtaagggtagggaacttaaacgaattaacataaaattaagggtgttcgacccaggtcgcttacttgtataagggtggggaacttaaacgaattaacataaagttaagggtgttcgacccaggccgcttacttgtggtaagggtggggaacttaaacgaattatcATCAAGTTACaggtgttcgacctaggtcgtcaacttgtggtaaaggtggggaacttaaacgaattaacatcaagttaaggatGTTCGACCAAGGCtgcctacttgtggtaagggtggggaatttaaacgaattaacataaaattaagggtgttcgacccaggcggcttacttgtggtaaaggtggggaacttaaacgaattaacatcaagttaagggtgttcgacccaggccgcctacttgtggtaagggtggggaacttaaacgaattaacatcaagttaagggcattcgacccaggccgcctacttgtggtaatggtggggaacttaaacgaattaacataaaattaagggtgttcgacgcatgccgcttacttgtggtaagggtgggaacttaaatgaatgcGAGAAGTGAAGTGAAGAATAGTCATGAAGTTGGGAACCCTTTGTTTATTCATGAAATCTGGGGTGCCTTGTTAAAACCTCcccggccaaaaccctccttagggaaaaaagactaggtgaggaaaaagagtacacccagggttagaAGTGTTTGGTACAAAACATGTtcttaactaaagtaaaacatagatgggatacattccatgtattgCGTATTTCTTCCCCAGACAACTACTCTAGTCGATATGCTCCTCCCCCAGCGTCTTCACGTattcggtatgggccgtcccaatttgCGGAGAACTTGCCGTTCTTCTTTCTTGCattgctggccattctccaaactaagtctcctTTTGCGAACGATCTTGGGCATAAGTTGGCATTATATTTCCTGGTGGCTCTTTGATTGAGGGGTACACTTGTAGGCCCACAACACTTCTACTAgttcttctggccatcggcctttggcgttGTTTAACCGCTTGCGTAGCTCCAATAGTATAACCTTATTTGCCGCCTCGGCCTATCcgttggtctgtgggtgttcaaCAGAGCTGGTTACGTGTTTGATGCCCAGATCGGTGTAGAACTTAACGAGTTCTTTATCTATAAACTGCcggccattgtcggtgatgattGTATGTGGGACGCCATATCAGCATATGATATCCTTCCAAACGAATTGTTGTACTTGTTGGGCTGTAATGGTGGCAAGcggtttggcttctatccactaggtgaagtagtcgacggctactatcaggaattttacttggcctttgtcgggggagaaggggccgaggatgtccattccccactttgtGAAGGGCCACAGGGATAGTATAGAATGAAGATGTTCTAGTTTCTGGTGAATGAGGTTGCCATGCTTTTGGCACGGTATGCATTTCCTAACGAAGTCTTAGCAGTCGGCCTCCATGGTTAGCTAGAAGTAACCAGCGAGAAGGATTCGGGTAGTCATGGTGTGCGCTTGAATGGTAGCCGCATATGCCCTCATGTAATTCTTTAATTATGTACTGAGCTTGTTCTGCCATGACGCATTTGAGAAGTGGCTGGCtgtatccgcgtttgtaaagGTCGTTGTTTATCATCGTATACCTAGCGGCTTTAGTTATCCAAACTCTATCGGCGTTAGGTGGAGGGTTaccggttttgaggtactggATGTAAGGGGTTGTCCAATTGTCGGCTTGGTCTTGGGTTAGGTTATGGCAAGTACTTGTGATGGAAGGGGTGAGCAGTGTTTGCTATAATAGGGATCGGTGTCGGCTTTTTAACTTGGAGCTGACTAGTTTGGAAAATATGTCGGCTCTGACTTTTTCGGATCTGGGAATGTGTTGTatgcggacttgttcgaaggtGGACTGAACGACTTTCCGgactagatggtaatattgtagaagggtagagtctttgatttggaactcgtcatttagatggcTTACAGTGAGcctggagtcggttttgcatgttagcgACTTGATACCAACCTCGCGGGCCAAGGATAagccggcgaggatggcttcgtattcagCTTGGTTGTTAGAGGTCTTGAAGGCGAAGTGTAGGGATTTTttgatgaggatgtcgttggggccttctagtaCGATGTCAGCACTTGTTCCCTTCGGGTTGGATGAACCATCAACATTAAGTGTCCATTGGTCCGCTTCAGGAGTTGGAGATTGTTGACAAAGTCGAGaaggcattgagctttgatggggtTGTAAGGTTCGTAACGGATGTTAAATTCGGATAACTCAACGACCCAGGATGACATCCGCCCTGCAAGGTCTGGTTTCTgcaatattttctaaattgggtagtcggttttgatgattatgttataattttggaagtatgggcgtaggcggcggGTTGCATATACGAGGGATAGGACAAACTTTTCCACCATCTGGTATCTGGTTTCGGGGTCTTATAGGGTTCTACTAACGAAGTAAATAGGATGTTGGTTGCCGCCGACATCTTGGACCAGCGCGGCGCTAGCGGTGTGATCAGTGGCAATTATATAGACCAATAAGGGTTGATGAGTATCCGGTTTATGAAGGATAAgtggtgaggtgagggtggttttaagcttttggaatatttgttcacaatcatcattcTACGTGAACTTGGCGGATTTTTTGAGCAACTGTATGATGGGTTGGatttgttcggctagtttggaAAGGAAGCAAGAAATGACTGTGAGGCTGCCTATGAGGCGTTGTACCTCTTTGACGCTGGTGGGGCTTCGCATTTCAATGATCacattgcatttttcagggttggcctCTATACCACATTGGGTTAGCATGAATCCAAGGAATTTACCGCGGTCGACACCGAATATGCACTTGTCGGGGTTGAGGTGAAGGTTGTACTATCGTAATGCGGAGAAGACTATTGATACTGTCGTCTATGATGAAAGCGGTTTTGCTCATGTCGGatgtggccatggggatttgattGTAACAAGAGTATGCATCAAGAAAGCTCAAGACCTTGTTACCGGCCACACCGTCAATAAGTCGGTCAATATTGGGTAAGGGATAGGCATCTCTGGGACAAGCTTTATTAAGATTCGTGTAATCAACACACATCCACCACTTGTCGTTGACTTTCTTAACCAGGACCACATTAGAGAGCCAAGTGGTATAGTGAGCTTCTTCGATGAACCCTGCGCTCAGTAATTTATCAGCCTCAGCCTTGGCCGCTAGGCATCGCTCCTCGCCGAGTTTGTAGATAGATAACTTGTGAGATGCTACATGAGGGTCAACTCCAAGCAAGTCGGCAGCTGACCAAGCAAAGAGGTCCGTGTTGCCGACTTAGATGGGTGTGATGATGTCACGCTCTTCAGATTCTAGACCGGTGCCAAGTTTGATGAAGTGGCCATTTGGGAGCTCTAGGGGCTGGTCTCTTCAACAGGTTCGAGACGAACATCCCAGCCCACTCTGGGGTCTAGATCGTCACCCGACAGATCGATCCCAGAGCCGGGTGGCCGCTTGATGTGATTGGTTTATTGGATGGGGAGTtgtgggcgtaggctggccatgtagcatttgCGTGCAAGGCGTTGATCGCAATGAATGGTGAGGATGTCGCCAGATGGGGAGggaaacttcatggccaaatgaGGGGTGGAAACGACagcgccaagggtgttgagtGAGGGGCGGCCGAGGAGGACATTATAAGATGTAGGTGCGTCGACGATGACGAAGCGGATAGGAATGGTCTTGGTTTGGGCTCCGTCACGAAAGACTGTATGGAGGTCAATGTAGCCACAAGTGGAAACTTTTTCTCCAGAAAAGCCATAAATTGGTTCATTGTGTGGGACCATAGCGGTGTCTAGGAGTTGAAGTTTCTGGTATGTTGCCCAATAAAGGATGTCGACGAAACTGCCTTGCTCGACAATGACTTTTTTTGACTACGTAATTTTCtatttcaacagtgatgaccatagggtcgaattgttggtggtcgaggccatgGAAGTCGTCGTCCATTAAGGTTATGGGAAGCATGCGGTGTCTGTGATGGGAATGGGTAATGTGGTTGATtgattggatatggcggaggggtctctttctg containing:
- the LOC114172236 gene encoding uncharacterized protein LOC114172236, which encodes MVPHNEPIYGFSGEKVSTCGYIDLHTVFRDGAQTKTIPIRFVIVDAPTSYNVLLGRPSLNTLGAVVSTPHLAMKFPSPSGDILTIHCDQRLAPADLLGVDPHVASHKLSIYKLGEERCLAAKAEADKLLSAGFIEEAHYTTWLSNVVLVKKVNDKWWMCVDYTNLNKACPRDAYPLPNIDRLIDGVAGNKVLSFLDAYSCYNQIPMATSDMSKTAFIIDDSINSLLRITIVQPSPQPRQVHIRCRPR